A region from the Rosa rugosa chromosome 6, drRosRugo1.1, whole genome shotgun sequence genome encodes:
- the LOC133713632 gene encoding disease resistance protein RPV1-like isoform X2, which yields MASSSVSSSLFPQKEKYDVFLSFRGEDTRQTFTSHLHAALIRRKVETYIDYRLERGDEVGPTLLKAIKESKISVIIFSKDYASSTWCLDELAYILECKEKHGHYVIPVFYEIDPSHVRYQMGTYETAFATHEQRLKNKTDKVTKWKEALVKAANLSGFDSTSKTVGHDYDLAEQVVRDVLAKLNRESSSDLAGLIGVESRIKKILLELDIIPEDVRVRSVVIWGMGGIGKTTLADAVFQGLTSQFEAHCFLANVRERSGTKGAFSSELYHLRNELLGELLGDRSLAIRTRTIGAVYKERLRRTKVLVVLDDVNDSSQLIFLAVEVPFGPGSRIIITTRDMLPVRETLVMKELAYHYVKIYAVEELNGVESLQLFHSNAPTHCTGNSELLKKVVDHAAGIPLALKILHSLFLRCKRIEEMELLWDKFKKFPNKKLQNVYRASYDGLERNEREIFLDIACFHRREKLCDAKRVLAACGLYPDDGIKILIDMSLISIKDNRIWMHDVIQEMGWEIVREESIEKPGKRSRLHNGEDVCHVLRRNMGTAKVQSISSTNCVKRLTLDRQAFTGMHNLRLLMLIFIHLDHKTNLEYLPDALRYIFWHSYPFESLPSKFSPKNLVELHMPWSKLKRLWKKGQNPENLKRIDLSYSMDLVEVADLSNCVNIESIDFQCCKSLAKVSDLSKSRYIESINLQGCISLVKVPDLSKSINIQSINLQGCESLVQVPPYFQNFTKLTHLNLGDCSKISILPKIPSKMEFLDLSRTAIEELPPSIWSLEKLVRLNLHCCRFIKNFSSSSWKMMKSLNSLILSNTKIETVPSSLLMCMTRIISLDLSFCDCLVSLPTNICELKSLEKLDLSGCYSFTNFPEIAEPMEHLQYLNLSGTKIKKLPSSVGNLVGIKTLDLSHCTSLELLPNSFYNLNLLEWFSLGDCVKLKKLPLSFILCSLINLNLGGCKLLEEIPDCFTSFPTLQVLDLSGTMIETIPPTIKQVFGLKSLRLKRCKRLQSLPVLPSLLEKLDAAKCMRLKTVSVSVTAQTQGLDQILCGKRTEILTFSACVNLDKNSRSNIMDDAHFRIMRMATACNLKRLQSGKVALMCPGNEIPKWFSCQTEGSSMNIKLPLHWSCDSNFLAMVKPIVSIWEVQSASGLCA from the exons ATGGCTTcctcttctgtttcttcttctctcttccccCAAAAAGAAAAGTATGATGTTTTTCTCAGTTTCAGAGGCGAGGATACTCGCCAGACTTTTACTAGCCATCTTCATGCTGCTTTGATAAGGAGGAAAGTGGAAACCTACATAGATTACAGACTTGAGAGAGGAGATGAAGTTGGACCCACCCTTCTAAAAGCAATCAAGGAATCAAAGATTTCCGTGATCATTTTCTCAAAAGACTATGCTTCTTCCACatggtgcttggatgaacttGCCTATATACTGGAATGCAAGGAAAAACATGGACACTATGTTATACCTGTTTTTTACGAGATAGATCCATCACATGTACGCTACCAGATGGGAACTTATGAGACTGCATTTGCTACACACGAACAAAGGTTGAAGAACAAGACGGACAAGGTGACCAAGTGGAAGGAAGCTTTAGTAAAAGCAGCTAACCTATCTGGGTTTGATTCAACTTCAAAAACTGTTGG GCATGATTACGATTTAGCTGAGCAAGTCGTCAGAGATGTGTTGGCTAAATTGAATCGTGAATCATCAAGTGATTTAGCTGGTTTGATTGGAGTTGAAAGCCGCATTAAGAAAATTTTATTGGAATTAGACATCATCCCAGAAGATGTTCGAGTTCGCTCTGTGGTTATTTGGGGTATGGGTGGTATTGGCAAGACCACGCTTGCTGATGCTGTATTTCAGGGACTCACTTCTCAATTCGAAGCTCACTGTTTTCTTGCAAATGTTAGGGAAAGATCAGGTACCAAAGGAGCTTTCTCTTCTGAACTGTATCATTTGCGAAATGAACTTCTTGGAGAATTACTAGGGGACAGGAGTTTAGCTATCCGTACTCGAACTATAGGTGCTGTTTACAAAGAAAGGCTCCGCCGTACAAAAGTCCTTGTTGTTCTTGACGACGTGAATGATTCAAGCCAGTTAATATTTTTAGCTGTAGAAGTCCCATTTGGCCCAGGAAGTAGAATAATTATAACAACTCGAGATATGCTACCAGTTAGGGAAACTCTAGTGATGAAGGAATTAGCTTACCATTATGTTAAGATCTACGCGGTGGAGGAATTAAATGGTGTTGAATCTCTTCAGCTCTTCCATTCAAATGCTCCCACACATTGTACAGGAAATTCAGAACTTTTAAAGAAGGTGGTAGATCATGCTGCAGGCATTCCATTAGCCCTTAAAATTTTGCATTCTTTATTTCTTCGATGCAAGAGGATAGAAGAAATGGAATTGTTGTGGGATAAATTTAAAAAGTTTCCCAACAAAAAACTTCAGAATGTGTACAGAGCAAGTTATGATGGATTAGAAAGAAATGAGAGGGAGATATTCCTTGATATTGCATGTTTTCACAGAAGGGAGAAACTTTGTGATGCAAAAAGAGTGTTAGCTGCCTGTGGTTTATATCCGGATGATGGAATCAAAATTCTCATTGATATGTCTCTCATATCAATTAAAGACAACCGCATATGGATGCATGATGTGATCCAAGAAATGGGTTGGGAGATTGTCCGCGAAGAAAGTATTGAAAAGCCGGGAAAGCGCAGTAGGTTGCACAATGGTGAGGATGTCTGTCATGTATTGCGAAGGAATATG GGAACTGCAAAAGTTCAAAGCATTTCCAGCACGAATTGTGTTAAGAGGCTAACGTTAGATCGTCAAGCTTTCACAGGAATGCATAACTTGAGACTCCTTATGCTTATATTTATACATCTTGACCACAAGACAAATCTTGAGTATCTTCCTGATGCCCTTCGATATATATTTTGGCATAGTTACCCTTTCGAATCTTTGCCATCAAAGTTTTCTCCAAAAAATCTTGTTGAGCTTCATATGCCCTGGAGCAAACTCAAGAGACTTTGGAAGAAAGGCCAG AATCCTGAGAACCTGAAAAGGATCGATCTTAGTTACTCCATGGACCTGGTTGAAGTTGCAGATCTGTCAAATTGTGTAAACATTGAAAGTATAGATTTTCAATGCTGTAAAAGTTTGGCTAAAGTTTCAGATTTGTCAAAGAGTCGTTACATTGAGAGTATAAATCTTCAAGGCTGTATAAGTTTGGTTAAAGTTCCAGACCTGTCAAAGAGTATAAATATTCAGAGCATAAATCTTCAAGGCTGTGAAAGTTTAGTTCAAGTTCCTCcgtattttcaaaattttaccAAGCTTACTCATCTGAATTTGGGAGATTGCTCGAAAATTAGTATTCTACCAAAGATACCAAGCAAGATGGAATTTTTAGATTTAAGTAGAACTGCTATAGAAGAATTGCCTCCATCAATTTGGTCTCTTGAAAAACTTGTTAGATTGAATCTTCACTGCTGTAGGTTCATTAAGAATTTTTCGAGCAGTTCATGGAAGATGATGAAATCCCTCAACAGTCTTATTTTGAGCAACACAAAAATAGAAACAGTGCCCTCGTCATTACTCATGTGTATGACTCGGATCATTTCACTTGACTTGAGTTTTTGCGATTGCCTTGTCAGTCTCCCAACCAACATTTGTGAGTTGAAATCTCTTGAGAAACTTGATCTCTCTGGTTGCTATAGTTTCACAAACTTTCCGGAAATTGCGGAGCCTATGGAACATCTGCAGTATCTGAATTTGAGCGGGACAAAAATTAAGAAGCTACCCTCATCGGTTGGGAATCTTGTTGGGATTAAGACATTAGATTTATCTCACTGCACAAGCCTTGAATTACTCCCAAACAGCTTCTACAATTTAAACCTACTGGAGTGGTTTTCACTTGGTGACTGTGTCAAGCTAAAAAAATTGCCTCTCTCGTTCATTTTGTGCTCTTTGATAAATCTAAACCTCGGAGGCTGCAAATTGTTAGAAGAAATTCCCGATTGCTTCACCAGCTTTCCCACATTGCAAGTCTTAGATCTAAGTGGAACCATGATTGAGACCATACCTCCCACCATCAAACAAGTTTTTGGTCTCAAGTCTCTGAGACTTAAAAGGTGCAAGCGGCTTCAATCTTTGCCAGTGCTTCCATCTCTTCTAGAAAAGTTGGATGCAGCTAAGTGCATGAGACTTAAGACTGTGTCAGTTTCAGTGACTGCACAGACACAAGGTTTGGATCAAATACTTTGTGGGAAGAGGACAGAGATCCTTACATTTTCTGCTTGCGTTAATTTGGATAAAAATTCAAGGAGTAACATAATGGATGATGCACACTTCAGAATTATGCGAATGGCAACTGCTTGTAATCTt AAACGTTTACAATCTGGTAAAGTTGCATTAATGTGTCCGGGAAATGAAATTCCAAAATGGTTTAGCTGTCAAACGGAGGGATCTTCAATGAATATTAAGCTTCCCCTGCATTGGTCTTGTGATTCAAACTTCTTGG CAATGGTGAAACCCATAGTGTCAATTTGGGAAGTACAGAGTGCTTCGGGACTATGCGCCTGA
- the LOC133714417 gene encoding adoMet-dependent rRNA methyltransferase spb1-like, with the protein MHTTTQSNVNWVVFGRSKGKDSTSCSGYEDGNTILRKVSSAADFICSEDPLNILGSVTSITFDDVIILCDDLRVLGKQDFRHLLKWLVQIRRALSLSEKADVTTAPDVEKGNKEDDDDRILNEMEEITYTMERKKKREKKLQAKKRAQVSLLLRESFIDSFPSRDRPFMKLFMDTQLFSVHTDLVLSFFQKE; encoded by the exons ATGCACACTACTACACAAAGT AACGTGAATTGGGTGGTGTTCGGGAGGTCCAAGGGTAAAGACTCCACTTCTTGTTCAGG GTATGAAGATGGAAACACAATTTTGAGAAAAGTATCTTCAGCCGCTGACTTCATTTGCTCTGAGGATCCTCTAAATATTCTTGGATCTGTTACTTCCATAACATTTGATGAT GTTATAATTCTATGTGATGATCTGCGTGTTTTGGGGAAGCAAGATTTCAGGCATCTTTTGAA GTGGCTGGTGCAGATAAGAAGGGCCTTATCTCTTTCCGAGAAAGCTGATGTTACTACTGCCCCAGATGTTGAAAAGGGGAATaaggaggatgatgatgacagAATACTGAATGAAATGGAAGAGATTACATACACTATGGAGCGCAAGAAGAAACGGGAAAAAAAGCTTCAAGCAAAGAAACGTGCTCAG GTGTCACTACTTCTGAGAGAGAGTTTCATCGACTCATTTCCTAGTCGTGATCGACCCTTTATGAAG CTTTTCATGGACACCCAACTCTTTTCTGTACATACGGACCttgttctctctttctttcaaaAGGAATAG
- the LOC133717604 gene encoding ribonucleoside-diphosphate reductase large subunit-like: MYNHVNDRSGLEAPLIANDVYEIIMKNAVCLDSEIIYDRDFDYDYFGFKTLERSYLLKVHGKVVERPQHMLMRVAVGIHKNDIDSVLLEDFVKCHIYSHMSSLLRSIKSSGASSRHAKYFSWSYMVAGTFCFLPRVPKSMMIA; this comes from the exons ATGTACAACCATGTCAATGATAGATCTGGGCTGGAAGCTCCTCTGATTGCTAATGATGTTTATGAAATCATCATGAAG AATGCAGTGTGTTTGGACAGTGAGATCATTTACGATCGCGACTTTGACTACGACTACTTTGGTTTCAAGACTCTTGAGAGGTCTTACCTCTTGAAGGTTCATGGGAAGGTTGTAGAAAGGCCTCAACACATGCTAATGAGGGTTGCTGTTGGAATACACAAGAATGATATTGACTCT GTTTTGTTAGAGGACTTTGTCAAATGTCATATTTATTCACATATGTCATCATTATTGAGAAGCATAAAGTCATCTGGTGCAAGTTCAAGACATGCAAAA TATTTCTCATGGAGCTATATGGTGGCAGGTACTTTTTGTTTCCTCCCACGAGTACCAAAGAGTATGATGATCGCGTGA
- the LOC133713632 gene encoding disease resistance-like protein DSC1 isoform X1: MASSSVSSSLFPQKEKYDVFLSFRGEDTRQTFTSHLHAALIRRKVETYIDYRLERGDEVGPTLLKAIKESKISVIIFSKDYASSTWCLDELAYILECKEKHGHYVIPVFYEIDPSHVRYQMGTYETAFATHEQRLKNKTDKVTKWKEALVKAANLSGFDSTSKTVGHDYDLAEQVVRDVLAKLNRESSSDLAGLIGVESRIKKILLELDIIPEDVRVRSVVIWGMGGIGKTTLADAVFQGLTSQFEAHCFLANVRERSGTKGAFSSELYHLRNELLGELLGDRSLAIRTRTIGAVYKERLRRTKVLVVLDDVNDSSQLIFLAVEVPFGPGSRIIITTRDMLPVRETLVMKELAYHYVKIYAVEELNGVESLQLFHSNAPTHCTGNSELLKKVVDHAAGIPLALKILHSLFLRCKRIEEMELLWDKFKKFPNKKLQNVYRASYDGLERNEREIFLDIACFHRREKLCDAKRVLAACGLYPDDGIKILIDMSLISIKDNRIWMHDVIQEMGWEIVREESIEKPGKRSRLHNGEDVCHVLRRNMGTAKVQSISSTNCVKRLTLDRQAFTGMHNLRLLMLIFIHLDHKTNLEYLPDALRYIFWHSYPFESLPSKFSPKNLVELHMPWSKLKRLWKKGQNPENLKRIDLSYSMDLVEVADLSNCVNIESIDFQCCKSLAKVSDLSKSRYIESINLQGCISLVKVPDLSKSINIQSINLQGCESLVQVPPYFQNFTKLTHLNLGDCSKISILPKIPSKMEFLDLSRTAIEELPPSIWSLEKLVRLNLHCCRFIKNFSSSSWKMMKSLNSLILSNTKIETVPSSLLMCMTRIISLDLSFCDCLVSLPTNICELKSLEKLDLSGCYSFTNFPEIAEPMEHLQYLNLSGTKIKKLPSSVGNLVGIKTLDLSHCTSLELLPNSFYNLNLLEWFSLGDCVKLKKLPLSFILCSLINLNLGGCKLLEEIPDCFTSFPTLQVLDLSGTMIETIPPTIKQVFGLKSLRLKRCKRLQSLPVLPSLLEKLDAAKCMRLKTVSVSVTAQTQGLDQILCGKRTEILTFSACVNLDKNSRSNIMDDAHFRIMRMATACNLKRLQSGKVALMCPGNEIPKWFSCQTEGSSMNIKLPLHWSCDSNFLGIALCSVFSIHNHYHYLDHQCEMILKTSNGETHSVNLGSTECFGTMRLMGEADHVFVWYNKVHAISDEGKWSMEASFDFYTEVDGKRRNNVKRCGVCFLYGQGQDDDALKFEVIRPQRVTTTRRRHFRSVPSNSHQSHLVDENVWKTIWSLKVLPKIKSFFWRVLCNALPTYLNLFRKNLVRNPMCPICHDYEESIEHVLLLCPWVETVWFGSPLGYKINKCRITTIHKWILDLHGTSTTDVEKNLVLTMGGFLCWSIWKSRCSFVYQGKSLSPVDSITRAVRLMNEFLAAQSFGANHLLLHHLDLMSGLLHYSH; encoded by the exons ATGGCTTcctcttctgtttcttcttctctcttccccCAAAAAGAAAAGTATGATGTTTTTCTCAGTTTCAGAGGCGAGGATACTCGCCAGACTTTTACTAGCCATCTTCATGCTGCTTTGATAAGGAGGAAAGTGGAAACCTACATAGATTACAGACTTGAGAGAGGAGATGAAGTTGGACCCACCCTTCTAAAAGCAATCAAGGAATCAAAGATTTCCGTGATCATTTTCTCAAAAGACTATGCTTCTTCCACatggtgcttggatgaacttGCCTATATACTGGAATGCAAGGAAAAACATGGACACTATGTTATACCTGTTTTTTACGAGATAGATCCATCACATGTACGCTACCAGATGGGAACTTATGAGACTGCATTTGCTACACACGAACAAAGGTTGAAGAACAAGACGGACAAGGTGACCAAGTGGAAGGAAGCTTTAGTAAAAGCAGCTAACCTATCTGGGTTTGATTCAACTTCAAAAACTGTTGG GCATGATTACGATTTAGCTGAGCAAGTCGTCAGAGATGTGTTGGCTAAATTGAATCGTGAATCATCAAGTGATTTAGCTGGTTTGATTGGAGTTGAAAGCCGCATTAAGAAAATTTTATTGGAATTAGACATCATCCCAGAAGATGTTCGAGTTCGCTCTGTGGTTATTTGGGGTATGGGTGGTATTGGCAAGACCACGCTTGCTGATGCTGTATTTCAGGGACTCACTTCTCAATTCGAAGCTCACTGTTTTCTTGCAAATGTTAGGGAAAGATCAGGTACCAAAGGAGCTTTCTCTTCTGAACTGTATCATTTGCGAAATGAACTTCTTGGAGAATTACTAGGGGACAGGAGTTTAGCTATCCGTACTCGAACTATAGGTGCTGTTTACAAAGAAAGGCTCCGCCGTACAAAAGTCCTTGTTGTTCTTGACGACGTGAATGATTCAAGCCAGTTAATATTTTTAGCTGTAGAAGTCCCATTTGGCCCAGGAAGTAGAATAATTATAACAACTCGAGATATGCTACCAGTTAGGGAAACTCTAGTGATGAAGGAATTAGCTTACCATTATGTTAAGATCTACGCGGTGGAGGAATTAAATGGTGTTGAATCTCTTCAGCTCTTCCATTCAAATGCTCCCACACATTGTACAGGAAATTCAGAACTTTTAAAGAAGGTGGTAGATCATGCTGCAGGCATTCCATTAGCCCTTAAAATTTTGCATTCTTTATTTCTTCGATGCAAGAGGATAGAAGAAATGGAATTGTTGTGGGATAAATTTAAAAAGTTTCCCAACAAAAAACTTCAGAATGTGTACAGAGCAAGTTATGATGGATTAGAAAGAAATGAGAGGGAGATATTCCTTGATATTGCATGTTTTCACAGAAGGGAGAAACTTTGTGATGCAAAAAGAGTGTTAGCTGCCTGTGGTTTATATCCGGATGATGGAATCAAAATTCTCATTGATATGTCTCTCATATCAATTAAAGACAACCGCATATGGATGCATGATGTGATCCAAGAAATGGGTTGGGAGATTGTCCGCGAAGAAAGTATTGAAAAGCCGGGAAAGCGCAGTAGGTTGCACAATGGTGAGGATGTCTGTCATGTATTGCGAAGGAATATG GGAACTGCAAAAGTTCAAAGCATTTCCAGCACGAATTGTGTTAAGAGGCTAACGTTAGATCGTCAAGCTTTCACAGGAATGCATAACTTGAGACTCCTTATGCTTATATTTATACATCTTGACCACAAGACAAATCTTGAGTATCTTCCTGATGCCCTTCGATATATATTTTGGCATAGTTACCCTTTCGAATCTTTGCCATCAAAGTTTTCTCCAAAAAATCTTGTTGAGCTTCATATGCCCTGGAGCAAACTCAAGAGACTTTGGAAGAAAGGCCAG AATCCTGAGAACCTGAAAAGGATCGATCTTAGTTACTCCATGGACCTGGTTGAAGTTGCAGATCTGTCAAATTGTGTAAACATTGAAAGTATAGATTTTCAATGCTGTAAAAGTTTGGCTAAAGTTTCAGATTTGTCAAAGAGTCGTTACATTGAGAGTATAAATCTTCAAGGCTGTATAAGTTTGGTTAAAGTTCCAGACCTGTCAAAGAGTATAAATATTCAGAGCATAAATCTTCAAGGCTGTGAAAGTTTAGTTCAAGTTCCTCcgtattttcaaaattttaccAAGCTTACTCATCTGAATTTGGGAGATTGCTCGAAAATTAGTATTCTACCAAAGATACCAAGCAAGATGGAATTTTTAGATTTAAGTAGAACTGCTATAGAAGAATTGCCTCCATCAATTTGGTCTCTTGAAAAACTTGTTAGATTGAATCTTCACTGCTGTAGGTTCATTAAGAATTTTTCGAGCAGTTCATGGAAGATGATGAAATCCCTCAACAGTCTTATTTTGAGCAACACAAAAATAGAAACAGTGCCCTCGTCATTACTCATGTGTATGACTCGGATCATTTCACTTGACTTGAGTTTTTGCGATTGCCTTGTCAGTCTCCCAACCAACATTTGTGAGTTGAAATCTCTTGAGAAACTTGATCTCTCTGGTTGCTATAGTTTCACAAACTTTCCGGAAATTGCGGAGCCTATGGAACATCTGCAGTATCTGAATTTGAGCGGGACAAAAATTAAGAAGCTACCCTCATCGGTTGGGAATCTTGTTGGGATTAAGACATTAGATTTATCTCACTGCACAAGCCTTGAATTACTCCCAAACAGCTTCTACAATTTAAACCTACTGGAGTGGTTTTCACTTGGTGACTGTGTCAAGCTAAAAAAATTGCCTCTCTCGTTCATTTTGTGCTCTTTGATAAATCTAAACCTCGGAGGCTGCAAATTGTTAGAAGAAATTCCCGATTGCTTCACCAGCTTTCCCACATTGCAAGTCTTAGATCTAAGTGGAACCATGATTGAGACCATACCTCCCACCATCAAACAAGTTTTTGGTCTCAAGTCTCTGAGACTTAAAAGGTGCAAGCGGCTTCAATCTTTGCCAGTGCTTCCATCTCTTCTAGAAAAGTTGGATGCAGCTAAGTGCATGAGACTTAAGACTGTGTCAGTTTCAGTGACTGCACAGACACAAGGTTTGGATCAAATACTTTGTGGGAAGAGGACAGAGATCCTTACATTTTCTGCTTGCGTTAATTTGGATAAAAATTCAAGGAGTAACATAATGGATGATGCACACTTCAGAATTATGCGAATGGCAACTGCTTGTAATCTt AAACGTTTACAATCTGGTAAAGTTGCATTAATGTGTCCGGGAAATGAAATTCCAAAATGGTTTAGCTGTCAAACGGAGGGATCTTCAATGAATATTAAGCTTCCCCTGCATTGGTCTTGTGATTCAAACTTCTTGGGTATTGCTCTCTGCTCTGTTTTTTCAATCCATaatcattatcattatcttgaTCATCAATGTGAAATGATTCTCAAAACCAGCAATGGTGAAACCCATAGTGTCAATTTGGGAAGTACAGAGTGCTTCGGGACTATGCGCCTGATGGGTGAAGCAGATCACGTGTTTGTGTGGTATAATAAAGTCCATGCAATTTCAGATGAAGGAAAATGGTCGATGGAAGCCTCTTTCGACTTCTATACAGAAGTCGATGGTAAACGGCGGAATAACGTGAAAAGGTGTGGGGTCTGCTTTCTGTATGGTCAAGGCCAAGATGATGATGCTCTGAAATTTGAAGTCATTCGTCCACAACGAGTTACTACAACTAGGAGAAGACATTTCAGAAGCGTCCCAAGTAACAGTCACCAGTCTCACTTAGTGGATGAGAATGTTTGGAAGACTATTTGGAGTTTGAAGGTCCTTCCAAAAATCAAGTCTTTCTTTTGGAGAGTACTTTGTAATGCATTGCCTACCTATCTCAACTTGTTCAGAAAAAATCTGGTAAGAAATCCCATGTGCCCCATCTGCCATGACTACGAAGAATCAATAGAACATGTGTTGTTATTATGCCCTTGGGTGGAGACAGTCTGGTTTGGCTCCCCTTTAGGTTATAAAATTAACAAATGCAGAATCACTACTATTCATAAGTGGATCTTGGATTTACATGGTACATCTACTACTGACGTTGAGAAAAATTTGGTTCTTACCATGGGGGGATTCCTTTGTTGGTCAATTTGGAAGAGTAGATGCAGCTTTGTGTATCAGGGTAAATCACTCTCTCCGGTTGATTCAATCACTAGGGCAGTCCGTTTGATGAATGAGTTTTTGGCAGCCCAATCTTTCGGTGCCAACCACTTACTTCTTCACCATCTTGACCTAATGTCTGGTCTCCTCCACTATAGCCACTAA